The sequence below is a genomic window from Haematobia irritans isolate KBUSLIRL chromosome 3, ASM5000362v1, whole genome shotgun sequence.
TATTGCACTACATTTATGATATTCCATCAAATTATGATTCAGTAGcacttatattttaaatattttcaattttcttttatttcatttcattttcttcgTTGTTTTAAGATAGACAAATCAAACAATCCGTGTTCTTCTTTATCCACGAAAAGCAAAAGCATACCAGATTCAAAAACGTTCAACCGTCACCCCTCACCGAAATAAGGTTTGGAGCGTTTTTAATTGAAGTTAGCTTCGTAACGTGATATTACGGCGTGACACGACTATTATCCGAGTTTTTTTGGATAAGTGGCAGCATCAATTTGGTAGCACTGTGTGTATTCTTCAAAACAATATGGAACCTTTAGAAAGTAATAATATCCATCATTTATTAGAATGAGTAActactttttaattttaatacagaAGAATTTCAATGCTTGAAATTGGGGCAAAATGTTATaagacttgtttttatttacaaaactaCATTGGTCTAATTAGCTTAAAAAACTGAAccgaatattttgtttgcatttgAGACTaaatctgcaaattttattcaattcattCCGGcatttcaaaattcgattttatcCCCATAGATTCTTAAgtgattctataaaaattggcaAGACAGTtgccaaagaaacaaaaaaaaaacattttaaactgaaatcaatCGATAGTTCTGTTATATGAACCCACATAGAATGTGTACAATACGGTTCAAGAACGGTATGCATAGCAAATTATGGGAAACGACTTGTCAATACGGTCATCCCTattgtttataaagggtgattcttttgaggttaggattttcatgcattagtatttgacagatcacgtgggatttcagacatggtgtcaaagagaaagatgctcagtatgctttgacatttcatcatgaatagacttacgatctgccacaacgtcgaattttcagtgaatgggccctagaaaagttggcagaaaatccgcttttttatcgacaaattttgttcagcgatgaggctcatttctggttgaatggctacgtaaataagcaaaattgccgcatttggagtgaagagcaaccagaagccgttcaagaactgcccatgcatcccgaaaaatgcactgtttggtgtggtttgtacgctggtggaatcattggaccgtattttttcaaagatgctgttggacgcaacgttacggtgaatggcgatcgctatcgttcgatgctaacaaactttttgttgccaaaagtggaagaactgaacttggttgacatgtggtttcaacaagatggcgctacatgccacacagctcgcgattctatggccattttgagggaaaacttcggagaacaattcatctcaagaaatggaccggtaagttggccaccaagatcatgcgatttgacgcctttagactattttttgtgaggctacgtcaagtctaaagtctacagaaataagccagcaactattccagctttggaagacaacatttccgaagaaattcgggctattccggccgaaatgctcgaaaaagttgcccaaaattggactttccgaatggaccacctaagacgcagccgcggtcaacatttaaatgaaattatcttcaaaaagtaaatgtcatggaccaatctaacgtttcaaataaagaaccgatgagattttgcaaattttatgcgttttttttttaaaaaaagttatcaagctcttaacaaatcaccctttacaattgaaaaaatttcattgcaaaTCAGAGCTGCCACCAGCAGAGAACCAATCCCGCGAAATCTGTGGCGCATTTCACCAGCGTCATAATTTGTTGTGTAAAACTCTAGTAATTACATCcctatatttgaaatatttttattcaagaaatattacaaaaagtGTTAGTGTTGAGATTTCATTTTAGTGACCTTGTTCTTTGTAAAAGTTAAGGATATCTCACTTTTCTATGATCGCAGTTTAAAACACTCATATCCAGTATTAATAGATTTAGTTCACGATCTTCTTTAAAATTGAGATGTAAGtatgttttggaaaatattgtgaaataaGAATGTTTTGATTTCAACCCATAACTCAACCTTAAGGATATAAACTACATTAGGACCACAATGACTGCTGATCGACCTCCTTTTCATAGACGATTTCAAACTGCCTTTATGGTAAAGAAACTTTTTAAacgttcagaaatgtcaccacaattactgagaggggatgctTAGATTATTTATAGCGACAGTGCGATATTTTAGTCTCACTTagaccacagtgatgaacttctttctctcttatcactgagtgttgcccgattctatatttagctcaatgacaagacacCTCCCGAGTCGactttgcggtgaaaccacttagagaagctttgacacTGAGAAAAGTCATCAACATTACCGAGAGGGAATAATAGTGACGTGGATGGCCACTATGGGAGATATTGGGTTTGCGGGACCACACACCTTCCACCCATCCAGGCTCAGAAAATTAGCCAATTCCGTCAGGAAACGCTCAGTCCGTCCGGAATCTATATATTTCGAATTGTCCTTGCCTGGATAGGTGGGAGGTGTGTGGTCCCGCAAACCCAATATGTCTCATAGTGGCCACTATGGGAGATATTGGGTTTGCGGGACCACACACCTTCCACCCATCCAGGCTCAGAAAATTAGCCAATTCCTGACGGAATTGTAAACGCTCAGTCCGTCCGGAATCTATATATTTCGAATTGTCCTTGCCTGGATAGGTGGGAGGTGTGGTCCCGCAAACCCAATATGTCTCATAGTGGCCATATACGTCACTAATAATCTacggctgaaaaaattttagtgtctggttgaaactgggattgaagccATGCTCCTTGATATgccaggcaggcatgctaaccattgcaccacggtagtttccggatataaacattattttttaaagCAGAGTCTagcgaacaccaattttttatacccaccaccatagaatggtgacgggggtataataagtttgtcattccgtttgtaacacatctaaatatcgatttcccactatatagagtatatatattcttgatcagggagaaattctaagacaacataacgatgtccatctgtctgttgtatgaagcaatcgtgctgaaattttgcacaaactcgtctttggtctgcaggcaggtaaagttcgaagatgggatatatcggtccaggtttttgggcttatagaaaccgcagcttttattcaatttacttgaaattggaaatctagaggtattgtaggaccacaaatacgtgtgccaaaaattgtgagtatcggtccatattttggtatagcccccatatagaccgatctcccgattttatttcttagaactgtaaagaggtgtgccaaaaataatgagCATcgatctatgttttggtatggtccccatataaaccgacctcccgatttggggtcttgggcttatagaaaccatagtttttatccaatttgcctgaaattgaaaatttagaggtacttggggaccatcaaaaggtgtgccgaaaatggtgagtatcggtccatattttggtatagcccccatatagaccgatctcccgattttatttcttgggcttatagaaaccgcagtttttatccaatttacctgaaattggaaatcgagaggtactttagaaccgtaaagaggtgtgccaaaaatgatgagcatcggtccatgttttggtatggtccccatataaaccgacctcccgatttggggtcttgggcttatagaaaccgtagtttttatccaatttgcctgaaattgaaaatttagaggtacttgaggaccatcaaaaggtgtgctgaaaatggtccgtatcgttccatgttttggtatagcccccatatagaccgatctccctattttacatcttgggtttatagaatccgtagtttatatacaatttgcctgaaattggaaatttataagtattttaggaccataaaggggtgtgccacaaatggggagtatcggtccatgttttggtatagcccccatatagatcgatttcccgattttatttcttgggcttctagattccgaagtttttatccaatttgcctgaaattgtaaatattctggtattttaggctcacaaaaacgtgtaacggattaagtttttatcggtcaatttggtaatgccttcatataggccgacttcacttcttgcttgaaactcaatgtaaaatttccagattttacttctcgggtgaaaatctgcagatttaagatttcaaatcaagacgttattttataattttcttgcacacttacaagagatgttaatgattcctctaaaactcaaataaaaatggttcttataaatccagaatctgacatagtcctcataggtgaaatctttaaatttatcttcgggaagtgtcttcaagccctcctgaaatttcaaaggaaaccctaatatttggtccatggtggtgggtatttaagattcggcccggccgaacttactgctgtatatacttgttatgttttaaaatgttacacCAGTCATATTAAAGAACCAAGAGATTTTTATGTATATTCCCGTATATTAAAAGCTCCTAAATGCgattagcaaacattttgtttgttgttaatgtattaattttattatgataagATATCATTAGATTTAGCCTCTCTGTTCATTATAAGTATAAATACCACCATAGACTTGCACTCGGGCAAAAGGAAGGACTAAAGTGTGAACTTTCCGCTGAAGGCTTTAGAAAGCCCCTCACTATTGGGTCCTCCTTGTATATCTGGCATATTTAGTAAGACACAGATACAGATTCCCTCAATACCATGTTCAAACTCTAGTCACCTGTAACAATATCGCTAAAGGCTATACGAGCTATGGCTATGGCTAAGACAAATGGATCATGAATACCATGCAATTATCAAAGTAATTAATTAAATCCTTGGATTCtatactaaagggtggttaaaatttcaaatgccaatgttgattttgaataaaacacaaactatttaggaaattattgtaattttattttattatgatatattggtattactcaattatgtatgggacaaaatatcggccaaatgggcgccgcgacctcggtggcacacctccatccgatggtTCAAATTTTCGAAGACGCTGAGgattaatggaggttctatgccgttaatgtgccgaattatctcatcctttagcttttgaattgttgctggcttatcgacgtacaccttttctttcaaataacttcaaagaaaaaaagtccaacggtgtcaaatcacatgattggCCGCcaacaattgacatcgccattacgtgagataacacggccatagaatttgttgcgcaaaagagccattgtttcgttagctgtgtggcaagtggcaccgtcctgctgaaacctcaTTATCGTCcatatccatatcttccaattcgggccataaaaagttcgttatcatctcacgatagcgaacaccattcacagtaactgcctgaccggcctcattttggaaaaaatacggcccgatgataccgccagcccataaaccgcaccaaacagtcactctttgtgggtgcattggtttttcgacaatcactcttggattctcattcgcccaaatgcggcaattctctttattgacgaatccactgaggtgaaaatgtgcctcatcactgaagatgattttcttcgaaaattgatcatccacatcataataagtctggataattttaacacgttgttggattgagtatctctccatggttcaaattgagtaagtctgaaatagagaaatgtcaaataaaattcggaaaaaaacttggcgtttagatgtggttcacattcaacatcggcccttacaatttaaccaccctttactaaaCTCGAAAACagccatatatgtatatttctcTAACAGATTGTTATGCAATTCAATATTAAGTGGGAAGACAAGCGACTTTCTTACATATTCATACCGAATTTCAATGCTTGCAAAGCACACCAGGCAAATATTTCCGTTTTAAGTTGCaataataaatgtttttttgttatatattttgtttatgattttttttattttattttttatttttttttattcatatcgATGGTTATGGACTAGCACAGTAttggagaaaaatatttatattgtatatatatttttatgtatgttttttttttttaataaatggttattgcaaaaataagaaTAATACATTATGATTTTGTATTTATGTAATTAAGATTaatatataggcaaaataaatacattaataatgataaatataataatccaggaagaaaaaaaaaaacaatttgaaaaataaaaatacaaatacaacgaaatatatttattatcgtcgaaattatttttaatattgagCTACTTAAtacattaatatttaatataaattaaaaatgttgtttaatatttatgttcttttttatatttatacatatGGCGCATCCAATTTTATCCTTCACGCACACACCAATAAATCAGTCTATCAATGAATTATTTTCCTTTGGGTTTTAATTAATtgcttttttttcataaaaatttaatttatgataTTTACTTACAAAATAAGAGACGAAAAAATatacattaaatatttgtttagacATATATGTGGGAACAAATGAGCATTTGAGgcatttaaaatgaaaaataaataatatttacattgCTTTAGGGATTTGAAGAATCctatcaataaaaaaacaaagacaacTTAACTATACCatacttttgtttttacataaaatGTATTGtatgtttgcaaaaaatttataatattctatagatttataatattttccttTCATTTCTACATCGTAGACTATTTTAATTTGACTTCCGTCTATACTTGCTTGCTTCTTTAGACTTCTTTCTCATACTACTTCACAAAAAGGTTCACCTGCATGCATTTGAAATGGTGTTGTTCTTAAGCTTCCTTAACACTaacacttattttttttttcttattgaacCTAGGTACAACAGTGATAGCTGCTGTGCTGCCCTCCGCCACCACCATTACTTGATCCATTTCTCAGAACATATTCATTGTAGATCAAAGAGTTGGCTGACATTTTACTGTAGCTAGTGTGAATTTGCTGTTGTGCCGTATTATCTATGGAATGCATTGTTTTACAAGAAAATTGCCGATGATTGGAATCCTGAAATGGTAAGTGAACATAGATGAGAACGAATTGATTTGTAACAATTGCAAAATACCTTACCTTGGGTTGTATGGGGAAACAACACCATAGTATGAAAGCAACGAATGCCACAAACGTaccaatcaataaaataaaatcttcaatgGTCTAAAAATGTACCagattccaataaaaaaaaagagagagaataatacaataaattattTGCTGAGGTATAATTAGTTTCTTTTTGTAATGAAATGGAATTGGTCACAAAggcaataggttaggttaggctaagtatagtggtagcccgttatttaagctcaatgacaagggacctcctttttatagacgagtccgaacggctttccacattacagagaaaccacttagagaagctttggaacaCTCCCCTCACAAAGGCAATAGcttcgaaaattattttgcctgccaaatttttcttctaggctttctaaattgtttttattccattttttttttgcaattttcaattttcttaaccCTTAGCAAATTCACTTACCGGTTCCTCCCCAAGCAAAACGAAATTTATAAGATACGAAAAATCATCGAAAGGAGTCATaatgtgtgaaaatttttctacaacgtTGGTATTTCTCGAGCCTTTCctaatttataaatgaaattttgtagtcCTTTCGATAGATGTGCtttaaaattgtaccaaaaatggcaacAAACACTTATTTCCTATCCGAATTGTTTGCTAATTGCAATGTCAAAGAAGACGACTTtgacaaaaacacacacacatacacaatcaCATGCATACACttacatatatgtattttccTTCTCTCAATTATCCTCCTTCTCAATGTCCTGACTCAATGACAGCTAAACATACTCTCATCCCTTTTGTGTCCTGTCATTCAACATTTGACAGATAAGCataataagaattttttgtagaatgaatatttagtagaaataaattatacaatatgaaattttattactttaattGCTATTATTCTTTAAGGAATaaggaataaattttcttcacgttgtatatgtttttctattCTCTCCTTTATTTTTTAACGGTTGTTTCATGTGATTATTGCCCAAGGTATCGTAAGGTGGAAATTTCCATGACGCAAATCAAGCGTTTGGTTATAGTGTTGCCTCACTTACTTATTTAGGAAAatgctaaaataaattaatttacaagaGCGGTTAAAAAATGACAAGATCCGTACTACGGTCGGTTTTCTTCAGGGAAAAAATGAAGAacatgttaaaaatttcaatgaattcaaaaattcttaaggttgagttacatatcatgcgttaaTCCGTACGTGGATGGAAGGtttgatatttttcagtttgaagcactctaacaaaactgttgctttcagagagaaaattcaactcttcaatcaacggacgaattaacgcatggtatgtaactcaaTCTTTATATTTGAAGATCTATGGAAGTGGAGTGATTGTTTTTCTTTCGAATTTTTCGTACGATTACAAGGAGCAATAATTGtagtcgatttttacaaatgtaTTTGTGATTTTTGCGGCTAAAATGCCaccttaaccctagacagtcatcgcaTATTTTCATTTTCGTTCTAAAAATCATTTTAGTCAATTGGGAAATGATACATTTAAGTTGTATTAATTTaaccattttatgaaaaatgagaatcaaaatttagtttattttcttattcaatttgtttttaattagtataaataattaaaaataaattgaataagaaaataaactaaatttcgATTCTCATTTTTGCTCATGATGCAAATTATAGTGTGTtgaaaccagggctgtggagtcggagccggagtcggagtcttggagtcggagtctgaagattttgctggagtcggagtcggagccggagtcgtagaaattttgctcgactccgactccggcgaaataaaatttgaaaaacacttcatatttttgtaaataaagaaattgttcgacaaattagtttccattaggGTATTTATGTTTATCGAAAAACgtaaaacgaagtactggatttcaggccattcaaagtgtattttatgagtgaaatttcacggtgatataaaaagtaggttttactagaatatgggctgaattgataaattgtattgtccatttttaacatattaaaatatcgatttttgaccctaTCTCTTAATAAAATATAGCAGTATAACCTAAGGTTCTGAACTTTTAGCAGGCATGTCgaattcgaagatgggttataccggacaattttgtgatatagcacctacatataaactcatcttccgatttgttttaagacgtttttcccagtctacaattttcataagatttgtcagaaatgttgaatttagagttatttgagatccataaataaatgcgaaaATTTCCCGTTGGTCCAGATTTTGAGATAGCCctacataattacttgagaaatctccatatacacccaatgtccttggaagctgtaattttaaattaaacctctgccaacgtgGCATCTGAGtcggtcttttgggagaaagtttgtttcatcaaagccactcgaaattctttacattaaattaatggcttctaatgtccataactgatagacaatttataaatcgatgtttcaccattttacttctatagaaacaatattcgtaactatccagctattcctgtcatctgttgtatgatagtggttatttaaaattccgcccgtccttATTTCTGgcagtttatatttattttatatatccgacacattacattttttaacatctaaactttctatctgagtagcccaaaattttgatttttgtgtatttttcttttttatattgttttattttttataaaatggctttatagaccaataccaggattttacttctaaaacttctggaagcctagtaattttttttgaaattttgtgcttTTATAAATTCATTGTTGTTATCTAAATAcccatatttcgatgtggtctctatatagtcttgtgtcgtattttaatttataggcctgaaattaaaatgtagagttcctTACAtccctagggagccaccgtagtgcaatggttagcatgcccgccttgcatacacaaggtcgtgggttcgattcctgcttcgaccgaacaccaaaaagtttttcagcggtggattatcccacctcagtaatgcttgtgacatttctgagagtttcaaagcttctctaagtggtttcactgcaatgtggaacgctgttcggactcggctataaaaaggaggtcccttgtcattaagggtgtgaagttaaagttgtttttaaagttgtttttagccaagacacaaaccaccagaaaaatttttaattttcacttttcaGCGAAAATTCGCACAAAATCAAACGA
It includes:
- the LOC142228610 gene encoding uncharacterized protein LOC142228610, producing the protein MTPFDDFSYLINFVLLGEEPTIEDFILLIGTFVAFVAFILWCCFPIQPKDSNHRQFSCKTMHSIDNTAQQQIHTSYSKMSANSLIYNEYVLRNGSSNGGGGGQHSSYHCCT